The Actinomycetota bacterium DNA segment TCGACCGCACGTGGGGGACCCGGGCCCGCGACGTCGTCACGTCGCACCCCCGGCTGTGGAAGGGGATCGGGGTCGGCGCGGCCGCAGCGGCTGCTGCTACCGCGCTGGGCGTGGTCGTGGTCCGCCGCCGGGTGCGCCCCGGTCTCGCCGCCTAGGCCCGGGGGCAACCCCTCGCCGTGCGGTCTATACTGAACAGGCGTGTTCCCACGCAACCCACCTTAGGGCCGTAGCTCAACTTGGCTAGAGCACCGGTCTCCAAAACCGGGGGTTGGGGGTTCGAGTCCCTCCGGCCCTGCGAGGGAATCAGCGAGGAAGGACGATTGAAGTGAACCGCGAGATCAAGCGGCGGATGAAGCGCGACCAGAAGGCCGCCGAGCGCCAGGCGGCGCGCGGACGTCCACCCGTCGCGCCTCAGCAGCTGCAGAAGCGCGAGCGGGTCGGGATGAAACAGTGGATCCGCGAGATCGTGGCCGAGCTACGTCGCGTGATCTGGCCCAGCCGCCAGGAGGTCATCACGTACTCCATCGTCGTGGTCGTCGTCGTCTCGCTGCTGACCGGCATCGTGTTCCTCATGGACATCGGCTTCTCGGAGGCCGTCATCACCCTGTTCCGTCCTGCGGGGGGCGGCTAGGGCATGCAGGACGAGCAGGCCCGCTATGAACCGGAGACCGATGTGAACCCGACGAACCAGACGGACACCTTCACCACCGAGCGTGACGCCGCGGCCGATCCGGACGTGGAGGCGAGCGCCTACACCGACGAGACCGTCGACGTCTACAACGCGGCGGACGCCGCCGAGGCCTCGGCCGAGACCTCCGCGGTGGCCGACCCCGTCGAGCCCGCTGCTCCGGTGGCTGAGCCCGGACCCCCTCCCACGCCGGCGGCCGAAGCCGTCCCCGAAGACGAGGACGACGAAGACGAGGACGACGAGGACGAGGGCCCGGACCTGTTCCTGCCCGGCGACTGGTACGTCGTCCACACCTACGCGGGTTACGAGAACAAGGTGAAGGCGAACCTGGCCTCCCGTATCTCCTCGATGAACATGGAGGACAAGATCTACGACGTGGTCGTCCCCACCGAGGAGGTGATGGAGCTCAAGCAGGGGAAGAAGCAGATGGTCCAGCGCAAGGTCTTCCCCGGCTACATCCTCGTCCGGATGGTCCTCGACGACGACTCTTGGTACGTCGTCCGCAACACCCCCGGTGTGACGGGCTTCGTCGGCCCCACGGGAGCCAAGCCCACCCCGCTCGACCACGCGGAGGTGGCCAAGATCCTCGCTCCGAAGGACGAGGAGCGGGTGCGCCCACGCCTCGAGTACGAGGAGGGCGAGGTCGTCAGCGTCATCTCCGGTGCGTTCGCCGGTATGAGCGGTCCCATCTCGGAGATCAACGCCGACCAGCAGACGGTGAAGGTGCTGGTCGACATCTTCGGCCGGGAGACCCCGGTCACCCTGCCGTTCGATCACGTAGCGAAGCTGTAGGAGCGAGAGAGATGTCCAAGAAGGCCAAGAAGGTCGCCGCGATGCTGAAGCTCCAGCTGCCCGCTGGACAGGCGAGCGCGGCTCCGCCCGTCGGTCCCGCCCTGGGTCAGCACGGGCTCAACATCGGGGAGTTCGTCCGCCAGTACAACGAGGCGACGTCGAAGCAGGCTGGGACCGTCATCCCGGTCGAGATCACCGTGTACGCCGACCGCACGTTCGACTTCGTCCTGAAGACCCCGCCCGCGGCCGTCCTGATACGCAAGGCGGCCGGGATCGAGAAGGGGTCCCCGGAGCCGAACCGCAACAAGGTGGCCACGATCAACCGCAAGCAGGTCCGCGAGATCGCCGAGACCAAGATGGCCGACCTCACCGCCAACGACGTCGAGGCGGCCATGAAGATCATCGAGGGAACCGCCCGGTCGATGGGCGTCAAGGTGGAGTGACGAGATGGTGAAGACAGCGAAGCGCCTTCAGCCCGCGCTCGAGCGGATCGACCGCGACAAGCTCTACACGCCCGCCGAGGCGATCGATCTCGTCAAGGACCTCGCCAAGGCCAAGTTCGACGAGACCGTCGAGGTCGCGTTCAAGCTCGGCGTCGATCCCAAGAAGGCAGACCAGATGCTTCGCGGAACCGTCTCGCTCCCGGCCGGCTCCGGGAAGACGGTCCGGGTGGCGGTCTTCGCAGCCGGCCCGGCCGCCCGGGAGGCCGAGGAGGCCGGCGCCGACGTGGTCGGGTCCGACGACCTGATCGAGCGCGTCCAGGGCGGCTGGTTCGAGTTCGACGCCGCCATCGCGACGCCGGACATGATGCCCAAGG contains these protein-coding regions:
- the nusG gene encoding transcription termination/antitermination protein NusG, with protein sequence MQDEQARYEPETDVNPTNQTDTFTTERDAAADPDVEASAYTDETVDVYNAADAAEASAETSAVADPVEPAAPVAEPGPPPTPAAEAVPEDEDDEDEDDEDEGPDLFLPGDWYVVHTYAGYENKVKANLASRISSMNMEDKIYDVVVPTEEVMELKQGKKQMVQRKVFPGYILVRMVLDDDSWYVVRNTPGVTGFVGPTGAKPTPLDHAEVAKILAPKDEERVRPRLEYEEGEVVSVISGAFAGMSGPISEINADQQTVKVLVDIFGRETPVTLPFDHVAKL
- the rplK gene encoding 50S ribosomal protein L11, which gives rise to MSKKAKKVAAMLKLQLPAGQASAAPPVGPALGQHGLNIGEFVRQYNEATSKQAGTVIPVEITVYADRTFDFVLKTPPAAVLIRKAAGIEKGSPEPNRNKVATINRKQVREIAETKMADLTANDVEAAMKIIEGTARSMGVKVE
- the rplA gene encoding 50S ribosomal protein L1; the encoded protein is MVKTAKRLQPALERIDRDKLYTPAEAIDLVKDLAKAKFDETVEVAFKLGVDPKKADQMLRGTVSLPAGSGKTVRVAVFAAGPAAREAEEAGADVVGSDDLIERVQGGWFEFDAAIATPDMMPKVGKIGKILGPRQLMPNPKTGTVTPDVGKAVTEIKGGKVNYRTDKFANVHVILGKASFSREDLLRNFTAVLDEVIRAKPSAAKGKYVRGITISSTMGPGVPVDPNVTPRDIVATQ
- the secE gene encoding preprotein translocase subunit SecE is translated as MNREIKRRMKRDQKAAERQAARGRPPVAPQQLQKRERVGMKQWIREIVAELRRVIWPSRQEVITYSIVVVVVVSLLTGIVFLMDIGFSEAVITLFRPAGGG